The DNA window TTAGCTACCAATGCGATGCTCATAGAAAGAGTAGTAAGAATTGCAAAAGAGCTTGGAAGAGAAATTGCAACACCTGATGAGGCTCGAAAAATTTTAGGAATATAATACAAAGTCATTTGTTTTTTCTTACAAAAATTTATAAAGTAATACAAAAATATAATAAAAATTGCAAAAAAGAGAGCAATTTGTCGTATATATATGATAAAATGATAGAGGCTTAGGCATGGGTCACTTACGGAGGTGTTTGTTTTGAAAAAAGTAGTTACATTAGAAGAAGCTATGAGTCATATTAAAGACGGTATGACAATTATGATTGGTGGATTTATGGCAGCAGGTACGCCAGAAAAATTCATGGATGCATTAGTAGAAAAAGGCGTGAAAAATCTTACTATTATTGGAAACGACGCAGGATGGCCGGATAAAGGAATCGGTAAATTGGTTGTAAATAAGCAAGTGAAAAAACTAATTGCTTCACATGTTGGGTTAAATCCTGAAGTTGGAAAACAAATGAATGCAGGAGAAATAGAGTGTGAATTAGTACCACAAGGAACACTTGCAGAAAGAGTAAGAGCAGGTGGAAATGGACTAGGTGGAATTTTAACACCAACAGGTGTTGGAACAATCGTAGAAGAAGGAAAAGAAAAAATCACAGTAGATGGAAAAGTTTATCTTTTAGAAAAACCATTAAAAGCAGATATTGCTTTAGTAGGTGCTAGTATTTCAGATAAAAAAGGAAACCTTTACTATAATAAAGCAACTAGAAATTTCAATCCACTTATGGCAACTGCAGCTGATTTAGTAATCGTAGGGGCAGAAAAAGTGGTTGAGGTTGGAGAAATCGATGGAAATGATGTAGTAACTCCAGCACTTTATGTTGACTATATTGTGGAGGTGTAGAAGATGAATGCAAAAGAGATTATTGCAAAAAGAGTTGCAAAGGAATTAAAGGACGGAGACGTAGTAAACCTAGGAATTGGATTACCAACTATGGTAGCAAATTATATTCCAGAGGATATGGATATTACTTTTCAATCAGAGAACGGATTTGTAGGACTTGGATCTGCACCTGAAGAGGGAAAAGAAGATAAAGACTTAGTAAATGCAGGTGGAATTCCTGTAACAGCAGTACCTGGAGCGGCATTTTTTGATAGTGCTATGTCTTTTAGCATTATTAGAGGAGGGCACGTGGATGCAACAGTTTTAGGTGCACTTCAAGTAGATGAAAAAGGAAATCTTGCAAACTGGATGGTTCCAGGAAAAATGGTACCAGGTATGGGCGGTGCTATGGACTTAGTAGTTGGAGCTAAAAAAGTAATTATTTCTATGACCCATACACAAAAAGGGAAGCCAAAAATCTTAAAAGAGTGTAATTTACCTCTTACTGCTGCAGGACAAGTAAACATGATTGTTACTGAAATGGGTGTAATGGATGTAACGGATCAAGGAATTGTTCTTACAGAAATCAATCCTGAATTTACTATAGAAGACGTAAAGAAAGCTACAGAAGCAGAATTAATTATTGCTGATGATTTAAAAAAGATGGAAATATAATATTCTTATGATAAAAAGCAGTCCTAAAGTTAGGGCTGCTTTTTGCATAGAGAAAGCATTGAAAAATACATGAAAGGGTATGGAATTGATGCAACAAAATAAGAATGCATTTATTTTGAAAAAGTTATATAATTTAACTATAGCCATAGACAATTTTTTTTTAACTGGAATAGAGTAAAATACTTCAAGAAAAACTATATAAAAAATAGAAAACTACATTATATACTATATGTATACCGAATGCAATGTGCATATCAATAAAAATACAGGAAATAATATCCATATACTTGTATATTTTATAGTTAGTGATATAATGGTATAAGGGGGAGAATTTTTTATGTCAAGAGATGTTCCCAATATCTTTAAAAATTTAGCACTCTTAACACATATTGGAATGATTATGATGATACCTATCTTTGGAGCTGTCTATTTAGGAAGCTTGGTAGATGAAAAATTAGGAACCAATCATATTTTTCTGATCGTATTCATCATATTAGGAGTGGGATCTGGTTTTTTGAATGTCTATAAAACCATTATGAAAAACATAAAAAAGCAAAAGTAAAAAATTTATAGGGAAATGTCAAAATATTAACAAACATTTGAAAGAAGAAAAATAAATGTTTTGAGATTGCAAATACTTTTATGAGAAAGTAATATTAGGAATAATCGTATTGAAAGGAAGTGCAAGCTTTTGGGATATACCTGGGATTTACAGTTAAAGATTTTCAAATATACAATAATCATTATGATTGTTCTATCTATAGGATTTGCAATTTGTATACAAAATCCACTCCCTATGATTCTAGGACTTATATTTGGAACACTCATAAATATGTTGAATTTTAGAGCTTTAGCATTAACTTTAGAAAGAGCCGTACATATGGTGCCAAGGCAGGCACAACTTTATACATCTAGTAGGTATTTTATACGATATATTACAAGCGCTGTTGTTATTTTTGTAGGGATTAAAGCAGATTATTTAAATGTAATCGGGGTAATAATAGGTTTAGTGATGATTAAAAT is part of the Crassaminicella profunda genome and encodes:
- a CDS encoding ATP synthase subunit I, whose amino-acid sequence is MGYTWDLQLKIFKYTIIIMIVLSIGFAICIQNPLPMILGLIFGTLINMLNFRALALTLERAVHMVPRQAQLYTSSRYFIRYITSAVVIFVGIKADYLNVIGVIIGLVMIKIIILVTNLFNDISFYKRIFIRKEGK
- a CDS encoding AtpZ/AtpI family protein, whose amino-acid sequence is MSRDVPNIFKNLALLTHIGMIMMIPIFGAVYLGSLVDEKLGTNHIFLIVFIILGVGSGFLNVYKTIMKNIKKQK
- a CDS encoding 3-oxoacid CoA-transferase subunit B, giving the protein MNAKEIIAKRVAKELKDGDVVNLGIGLPTMVANYIPEDMDITFQSENGFVGLGSAPEEGKEDKDLVNAGGIPVTAVPGAAFFDSAMSFSIIRGGHVDATVLGALQVDEKGNLANWMVPGKMVPGMGGAMDLVVGAKKVIISMTHTQKGKPKILKECNLPLTAAGQVNMIVTEMGVMDVTDQGIVLTEINPEFTIEDVKKATEAELIIADDLKKMEI
- a CDS encoding CoA transferase subunit A codes for the protein MKKVVTLEEAMSHIKDGMTIMIGGFMAAGTPEKFMDALVEKGVKNLTIIGNDAGWPDKGIGKLVVNKQVKKLIASHVGLNPEVGKQMNAGEIECELVPQGTLAERVRAGGNGLGGILTPTGVGTIVEEGKEKITVDGKVYLLEKPLKADIALVGASISDKKGNLYYNKATRNFNPLMATAADLVIVGAEKVVEVGEIDGNDVVTPALYVDYIVEV